From the genome of Longispora fulva:
GAGCCCGCGGCCGGGGCCGACGGGGTGCAGCCGAGCAGCGCGAACGGCAGCACCGCCACGGCGGCGAGTGTTCCGAGACGTCGATTCATGGGGTACTCCTCCGGCTGGCCCTCTACGGTCTGCGGTCAGCGTCGCCGAACCCGGTCAAGACCCGCTCAAGGTCGAGGCACCCGTCCTGCGGCCCGGCGGGGCGCTGGGCCGCCGTCGAGCGTGGCACCGGCGGGTTCCTCGGTTGGTTCGCGCTCGCGCCCACGGCCTCCGTCGACGAGTTCGAGCTCGGCTACCGGCTGCGCGCCCGGGCCTGGGGACTCGGGTACGCCACCGAGGGGGCCCGGGCACTTCTCCGGGTGGCGTTCGACGACCTCGGGGCCCGGCGGGTGTACGCGCGGACGATGGCCGTGCACCTCGCCTCGCGCCGGGTGATGGAGAAGGCCGGCCTGCGGTACGCGCGGACGCTCCATCTGCTGTTCGACGACCCGATCCCGGGGACCGAGCACGGCGAGGTGGAGTACGAGCTGTCGCGGGAGTGATCCAAAACATTTTGCAGGCTTCTTTCCAATAAGGAAGGCTGAACGCCTGAGTCCCGCTGGAAGGAACCCCGTGGCCACCCTCGCCCCACCCATCGGCCACACCAGGCTCTGGACCCGCAACTTCGGCCTGTACTTCGTGGCCCGCTCCGTGGCGCTGCTCGGCGACGGCATGCTGCCCGTCGCCGTGGCCCTGGCCGTCCGGGGCGCGGGCTACGGCGCGAGCGGCGTCGGGTACGTGCTCGCCGCCTGGATGACGCCGCTCGTCCTGCTGATCCTGTTCGGCGGGGTGTTCGCCGACCGGTTCACCCCTCGGCGGATGATGATCGGCGCCGACGTGGTCCGGGTCGGCACCCAGGCCGTGGTCGCGGCGGCGCTGCTGTCCGGCCGGCCGTCTCTCGGGCTGATGATCGCGATGTCGGCGCTGGCCGGCGCGGCGACCGCGATGTTCGAGCCGGGCGTCAAGAGCATGGTGCCCCGGGTGTCCGAGGACGCCCAGCGGGCCAACGCCACTCTCCGGGTCGCCGACGCCGTCGCCCAGCTCGCCGGACCGGCCCTGTCGGCGACCCTGATCG
Proteins encoded in this window:
- a CDS encoding GNAT family N-acetyltransferase, which produces MRSASPNPVKTRSRSRHPSCGPAGRWAAVERGTGGFLGWFALAPTASVDEFELGYRLRARAWGLGYATEGARALLRVAFDDLGARRVYARTMAVHLASRRVMEKAGLRYARTLHLLFDDPIPGTEHGEVEYELSRE